The Sphingomonas sanxanigenens DSM 19645 = NX02 genome includes a region encoding these proteins:
- the dapA gene encoding 4-hydroxy-tetrahydrodipicolinate synthase — MFSGSIPALVTPFRDGAFDEPAFRAFVDWQIAEGSSALVPCGTTGESATMTIAEHNRVVEVCVEQAAGRVPVIAGCGSNDTMTALEHMEVAKASGAAAALVVAPYYNRPNQEGVYAHFAYLADKCDLPIILYNVPGRTITDIAVETMIRLSAIPTIVGVKDASGNVARATAQRIGCGADFCQLSGNDDMTLGFMAMGGAGCISVTANVAPRLCAEFQAACAAGDWTRALDLQDRLYPLHAALFTDASPGPVKYALGRVRPEMSTDLRLPMTPPSAASRAAVDAALAIAGLA, encoded by the coding sequence ATGTTTTCCGGCTCGATACCGGCCCTGGTGACGCCGTTCCGCGACGGAGCGTTCGACGAGCCGGCCTTTCGTGCCTTCGTCGACTGGCAGATCGCCGAGGGTTCGAGCGCGCTGGTGCCGTGCGGGACCACCGGTGAATCGGCGACGATGACGATCGCCGAGCATAATCGCGTCGTCGAGGTGTGCGTGGAGCAGGCGGCGGGCCGCGTGCCGGTGATCGCGGGCTGCGGTTCGAACGACACGATGACCGCGCTGGAGCATATGGAGGTCGCCAAGGCGAGCGGCGCCGCCGCCGCGCTGGTGGTCGCGCCCTATTACAACCGGCCCAACCAGGAGGGCGTCTACGCCCATTTCGCCTATCTTGCCGACAAGTGCGACCTGCCGATCATCCTCTACAACGTGCCAGGGCGCACGATCACCGACATCGCGGTGGAAACGATGATCCGGCTGTCGGCGATCCCCACGATCGTCGGCGTCAAGGATGCCAGCGGCAATGTCGCGCGCGCGACCGCGCAGCGCATCGGCTGCGGCGCCGATTTCTGCCAGCTTTCGGGCAATGACGACATGACGCTGGGCTTCATGGCGATGGGCGGCGCCGGCTGCATCTCGGTGACGGCCAATGTCGCGCCGCGGCTGTGCGCCGAATTCCAGGCCGCCTGCGCCGCCGGCGACTGGACGCGCGCGCTGGACTTGCAGGACAGGCTCTATCCGCTCCACGCCGCGCTGTTCACCGATGCTTCACCTGGCCCCGTCAAATATGCGCTGGGCCGTGTCCGTCCGGAGATGTCGACCGATCTGCGCCTGCCGATGACCCCGCCCTCAGCGGCGAGCCGGGCCGCGGTGGATGCGGCGCTGGCGATCGCCGGACTGGCCTGA